The genomic DNA AAGTCCAAGTATGCCACAGATCAGCCAAGTGAGCATACCACTCCTGTACTCGGTTTTAGTGAGAACCGAGGTTTGGCAGCGAGGACAGGTCATCTGTCCAGGACCCTCAGTTGGCATGTGCTGCACAACCAATACCGTTGGCACTGTGACAAGAAGCAACAcaacttgttattattattattgttgttgttgacaattACAACTCACACAGTCTCACAAACCCACCTTGCAAGAATATCTGAGTGGCAAacagtgctgtgtttttaattattagagACATCACTGAAAAACTTTGTTacttaacccttctgttaccatcctgtcgtcacagacaggatttggcatgcgtacatctcattactgtaactcctagaTGTTTGTGTTATCtcgaaaattcaaaaactggcgatctgtccagggtgtagtTGTTTCAGTAGTAGAAGTTTTAGAAGTTGTTTTACTGGTAGCTTAGTAGTTTTAGTGGTGGtagttattttagttttagtttactAGTTTTGGTAATAGTTTATGTAGTAGTTGTTTTAATGGTAGTAGTTTTACTGGTACTTTTGTAGTTTCGGTAGTAGTTTTAGTAATagttttactggtagtttagtaGCTTTGGGAGTCAATAAAGCAGTTGGGCAGGTGCCGACACAGGGCTTCAGCATGATGATAGGAGGAAGTGTCTAAAAGGTggagccagtttttgattgacagccttTTCAGCCTCAGTCCTGTGCGGATTTTGTGatgaagtctgtagacaaacagctgctcgttgtgtgttatttagtCACTGATatagaacattttcatttgtacatatacactgtaaataaaaacactatcatagcatttcagttttacatagtaaagcagaaagcagaaaaatagagctttgcgcccctATTCTTGTCATTATGGTAGCCCCCAGGACTTCCACGGAACGACCTttcaatcacagacaagattcaagattcaaaataaatccaggtggcctgATTGTCATGATGgtcacacaactctctctgtgtttttaagaaTAGCcatgtttagatcttgtgttgctGTTACAATCCCACACTGCACGCTTAGTTTCAtgtcaggacagacagacgcagaAGCCACAGtgacattgtgctagtaaagcaaggtGATAGCTGTAAACTGGTTAGAGCTTGACTGAAAATATGAAGAGGAAACACacgaaatgaaatgaaatgctaCTGCGGGACAGAACTTAGTAATTTGGCTGtgcccctgtgctgctggtgtatacgCACAAAGGCTCCCTCAATCAGGTCATTGCTTGACACAGCCCATTTTGAGATGAAGATGCTTTATGTTCATTAAGTTCCTAAAGAACAAGCAAGCAGAATAGCAACAACAAATATTaccaaatgttacacagtgcAACTTTAATTTGGGAAAAAATTGGTGCCATATTATATTGTAAAAATCTGTCTGTCCCCCCACcattaatacttttatttatctaCTTTCATCTtaacccttttttctttttcttttttttaacttttgttgcTTGCTTTCATGTCTGGTGGTGTTTACAAGTCTCTTTATGTAAGTCTCTACTTTTCCTCTGTTATTATTGCACTCGTCTATAGGTCTtcatgttctttgttttgtttgtttgtatacaaaatcaaaaatcaataaatcattgtCCAAAAAAATTGGATAAATTCATGTACAACCcaatttaaataacattttctttattttgaattaaaatCATTACTTGGCACTGCCGTTATAGCTGATGCTGTAGAGTGTCACTCACCGGGGTGTACGATCTGGGGTTGTTGCGGACTGTAAGTGTAAGCGGGCTGTTGAGCTGCAtatgagaaaaacacattttgcttgAGAAAGCTCTAAAGGACAGAATCCAGTACATGATGCCCAACGGCCTCTGTAACACATGGACAAGAGATATGAACTGTATCTCCttacaagtgaaaaaaaaaaatcaagtgatACAATGAAACAGATGGACGTTACCAGGCTGAGCAGGATATCCAGCGTAGGCTCCAGCGTTATAGGCTCCAGCATTGTAGTTTGCGGGGGGGCCTGGGTATGGCGGCACTGGTGCGTTCATCATTGGCGCCGGAGGTTCCAGACCCTTATTATCCATGATGTCTATTTGATGGACTAAAGGGGAAAAATATCTGGTAAGGGCAGGATTAACCTCTCGACCTCTTCACTATACTCATACATGTGGGATGGACTTTTCTGGGTGGCAGAGAGGAAAGACACACCCATGGTttgcagtgggaaaaaaatggtgtgtttttttccgtcttcttttgtgttgttgagtcaaagttatgattaattttatatcacatttttattagtgatataaagcagcaataattgtgcagaagtcacaaaatagaccgttttactttttttcgttcataaaaatgagccaagtgaact from Solea solea chromosome 10, fSolSol10.1, whole genome shotgun sequence includes the following:
- the si:ch211-202h22.9 gene encoding lipopolysaccharide-induced tumor necrosis factor-alpha factor homolog, whose translation is MDNKGLEPPAPMMNAPVPPYPGPPANYNAGAYNAGAYAGYPAQPAQQPAYTYSPQQPQIVHPVPTVLVVQHMPTEGPGQMTCPRCQTSVLTKTEYRSGMLTWLICGILGLFLCWLCCCIPFCVDSCKDVVHSCPICDTVLHVHKRR